The Carassius carassius chromosome 2, fCarCar2.1, whole genome shotgun sequence genome has a segment encoding these proteins:
- the LOC132105070 gene encoding tropomyosin alpha-1 chain gives MDAIKKKMQMLKLDKENALDRAEQAEADKKGAEDRSKQLEDDLVALQKKLKATEDELDKYSEALKEAQEKLELAEKTATDAEGDVASLNRRIQLVEEELDRAQERLATALQKLEEAEKAADESERGMKVIENRALKDEEKMELQEIQLKEAKHIAEEADRKYEEVARKLVIVEGELERTEERAELNESKCSELEEELKTVTNTMKSLEAQAEKYSAKEDKYEEEIKVLTDKLKEAETRAEFAERSVAKLEKTIDDLEDELYAQKLKYKAISEELDHALNDMTSI, from the exons ATGGATGCCATTAAGAAGAAGATGCAGATGCTCAAGCTCGACAAGGAGAATGCCTTGGACAGAGCAGAGCAGGCTGAGGCCGATAAAAAGGGAGCAGAGGACAGAAGCAAGCAG CTCGAGGATGACCTGGTCGCCCTGCAGAAGAAGCTGAAGGCAACTGAGGATGAGTTGGACAAATACTCAGAAGCCCTGAAGGAAGCTCAGGAGAAACTGGAGCTGGCTGAGAAGACAGCTACCGAT GCTGAGGGTGACGTCGCCTCCCTGAACAGACGCATCCAGCTGGTTGAGGAGGAGTTGGATCGCGCTCAGGAGCGTCTGGCCACTGCTCTGCAGAAGCTGGAGGAGGCTGAGAAGGCTGCTGATGAGAGTGAGAG agGCATGAAGGTGATTGAGAACAGGGCCCTGAAGGATGAGGAGAAGATGGAGCTGCAGGAGATCCAGTTGAAGGAGGCCAAGCACATTGCTGAGGAGGCCGACCGCAAGTATGAGGAG GTGGCCCGTAAGCTGGTGATTGTTGAGGGTGAGCTGGAGCGTACTGAGGAGCGTGCTGAGCTCAATGAGAG TAAGTGCTCTGAGCTGGAGGAGGAGTTGAAAACTGTGACCAACACCATGAAGTCCCTGGAAGCCCAGGCTGAGAAG TACTCTGCTAAGGAGGACAAATATGAGGAGGAGATCAAGGTCTTGACTGACAAACTGAAGGAG GCTGAGACTCGTGCTGAGTTTGCTGAGAGATCAGTCGCCAAGCTTGAGAAGACCATTGATGATCTGGAGG ATGAACTGTATGCTCAGAAACTCAAGTACAAAGCCATCAGCGAGGAGCTGGACCACGCTCTCAACGACATGACCTCCAT ttaa
- the LOC132105086 gene encoding F-box only protein 22-like: MEGDVASPNIVGESKAGYVLSNVAEVVERILTFVPTKNLLRIASVCRLWRNCARRVLRTQQRLTWLSASGSSIYEEHVLLRTMAEDLEKIYLLPQTALLMVDGENFSWPFSYRHKKARKCEDEVESNPVEKLRRLLPSTCDVLGIVASGIVVTPSGSPSSPPEEHEEGEAGFSLLFPAMDGVTIRPFHFCKKSLSESAMEEAGLINNPDLKVVLMFDYETWKAGGRCFLKKLLEPLSQNNVLIVGGQVERTFSNNTTCCSPGSFGAVGLTFSGSKIQGASVLVDQDVSSSKAAEATIQRLKAANIPERNTMGFMFACVGRGHNSYNNERNVEASAFRKIFSNIPLLGFFGNGEIGCDRIVKESYTLSETDTEGLQHSFTTVMSLVHFG, encoded by the exons ATGGAAGGGGATGTAGCTTCTCCAAACATCGTGGGGGAAAGTAAAGCTGGATATGTCCTAAGTAATGTTGCCGAGGTCGTGGAGAGGATTCTGACATTTGTCCCGACTAAAAATCTCCTCCGAATAGCAAG TGTGTGCAGGCTATGGAGGAATTGTGCACGCCGAGTCCTGAGGACGCAGCAGAGACTGACCTGGCTCTCTGCCTCTGGCTCATCCATATACGAGGAGCACGTTTTGCTTAGGACTATGGCAGAAGACTTGGAG AAGATCTATCTGCTGCCACAGACAGCTCTCTTAATGGTGGATGGAGAAAACTTCAGTTGGCCTTTTAGTTACAGACACAAAAAGG CCAGGAAGTGTGAGGATGAAGTAGAGTCAAATCCTGTTGAGAAGCTGCGACGCTTGCTGCCTAGCACTTGTGATGTACTAGGCATTGTCGCATCAGGAATTGTGG TGACCCCCAGTGGTTCACCCAGCAGCCCCCCTGAAGAGCACGAAGAGGGTGAAGCTGGCTTCAGTCTGCTATTCCCTGCCATGGATGGGGTCACCATCCGGCCTTTTCACTTCTGCAAAAAGAGCCTCAGTGAATCGGCAATGGAGGAAGCAG GGTTGATCAATAACCCTGATCTAAAAGTGGTGCTGATGTTTGACTACGAGACCTGGAAAGCCGGAGGGCGCTGCTTTCTTAAAAAGTTACTGGAACCTCTTTCTCAGAATAATGTACTTATTGTTGGAGGACAAGTTGAGAGGACCTTTTCCAATAACACAACCTG CTGTTCTCCAGGCTCTTTTGGGGCAGTAGGACTGACCTTCAGTGGCTCCAAGATCCAGGGTGCGTCAGTGCTGGTGGACCAGGACGTAAGCAGCTCGAAAGCAGCAGAAGCCACTATCCAGCGGCTGAAGGCTGCTAATATCCCAGAGAGAAACACCATGGGCTTCATGTTTGCCTGTGTGGGCCGTGGCCACAACAGCTATAATAACGAGCGTAACGTGGAGGCCAGTGCTTTCCGGAAGATCTTCTCCAACATTCCTCTCTTGGGATTCTTTGGTAACGGGGAGATCGGCTGCGACCGTATTGTCAAAGAGAGCTACACCTTGAGCGAGACAGATACTGAGGGACTACAGCACTCTTTTACTACAGTCATGAGTCTGGTGCACTTTGGCTAA